One Aster yellows witches'-broom phytoplasma AYWB DNA segment encodes these proteins:
- the dnaN gene encoding DNA polymerase III subunit beta, translating into MYLEINKDIFLEQLLKIQKILPQKTFFPIFNALKIQTQENKLILEANNGNIAIKIEIKDKSLKIKKQGKIACLGRYFIEIIKKINDSLIKITVMENNFLVIKTIFCEYKLKLMDVCNFLELDFSFQKLDFFQIETHFFKNIIKEVNISTSKNEKRPILMGLNLIYQNNLLKACATDFFRMSQKKINLDIKYHNFNIVIPNKSLEELSKILEHCQSKHLKIYSDAQKIFLEIDNLWFQTSLLEGNYPQIQEIKLTNFPFSIHLNKDDLMKALERVSLLFYKEQINTNVIKFILTERNSIEISSSSESLGTALEKIIPLKVSANSFQIAFNAKYLEDVLKVLSVKEVVFYFDNPLKPFIITTLEKDSSIHLILPIPLEND; encoded by the coding sequence ATGTATTTAGAAATTAATAAAGATATTTTTTTGGAACAACTTTTAAAAATACAAAAAATTTTACCCCAAAAAACTTTTTTTCCTATTTTTAATGCTCTCAAAATCCAAACACAAGAAAATAAATTAATTTTAGAAGCTAATAATGGTAATATTGCAATTAAAATAGAAATTAAAGATAAAAGTTTAAAAATTAAAAAACAAGGTAAAATTGCTTGTTTAGGAAGATATTTTATTGAAATAATTAAAAAAATTAATGATTCTTTAATTAAAATTACTGTAATGGAAAATAATTTTTTAGTAATTAAAACTATTTTTTGTGAATATAAATTAAAATTAATGGATGTTTGTAATTTTTTAGAACTTGATTTTTCTTTCCAAAAATTAGATTTTTTTCAAATCGAAACTCATTTTTTTAAAAATATAATTAAAGAAGTAAATATTTCTACTTCTAAAAATGAAAAAAGACCTATTTTAATGGGACTTAACTTGATTTATCAAAACAATCTTTTAAAAGCTTGTGCTACTGATTTTTTTCGAATGAGTCAAAAAAAAATTAATCTAGATATTAAATATCACAATTTTAATATTGTCATTCCTAATAAAAGTTTAGAAGAATTAAGCAAAATATTAGAACATTGCCAAAGTAAACATTTAAAAATTTATTCTGATGCTCAAAAAATCTTTTTAGAAATTGATAATTTATGGTTTCAAACTTCACTTTTAGAAGGGAATTATCCCCAAATTCAAGAAATTAAACTTACAAATTTTCCTTTTTCCATTCATTTAAATAAAGATGATTTAATGAAAGCCTTAGAAAGAGTTTCATTGTTGTTTTACAAAGAACAAATAAATACCAATGTTATTAAATTTATTTTAACTGAACGAAATTCAATTGAAATTTCGTCTTCTAGTGAAAGTTTGGGAACTGCTTTGGAAAAAATTATTCCTTTAAAAGTTAGTGCAAATAGTTTTCAAATTGCTTTTAATGCTAAATATTTAGAAGATGTTTTAAAAGTTTTATCAGTTAAAGAAGTAGTTTTTTATTTTGATAATCCCTTAAAACCATTTATTATTACTACTTTAGAAAAAGATAGTTCTATTCATTTGATTTTGCCTATTCCTTTGGAGAATGATTGA
- the rpsF gene encoding 30S ribosomal protein S6 has protein sequence MKKYEIMYILRPNLDNKYVKKINDTLQNVFLQAPNQILEQKEIGLKDLTYFIDNHKKGYYNWLMVKADNDAVLEFNRIVKITEEIIRFIVIKDKE, from the coding sequence ATGAAAAAATACGAAATAATGTATATTTTACGCCCCAATTTAGACAACAAATACGTTAAAAAAATTAATGATACTTTGCAAAATGTTTTTTTACAAGCCCCAAACCAAATTTTGGAACAAAAAGAAATAGGATTAAAAGACCTAACTTATTTTATTGATAATCATAAAAAAGGATATTACAATTGGTTAATGGTAAAAGCAGATAATGATGCTGTTTTAGAATTTAATCGTATTGTCAAAATTACTGAAGAAATTATTAGATTCATCGTTATTAAAGATAAAGAATAA
- a CDS encoding single-stranded DNA-binding protein has protein sequence MINKVILIGRITKDPELKKTNSGTYVVKFTLAVNKIVSSSSEKKLILSIVLFLVNKLKI, from the coding sequence ATGATTAATAAAGTTATTTTGATAGGTCGTATTACCAAAGACCCAGAATTAAAAAAAACTAATAGTGGTACTTATGTTGTTAAATTTACTTTGGCAGTTAATAAAATTGTAAGTTCTTCTAGCGAAAAAAAACTAATTTTATCAATTGTACTGTTTTTGGTAAACAAGCTGAAAATTTGA
- the rpsR gene encoding 30S ribosomal protein S18 has translation MKFNNKKNTFKKRRKVCFFTENKVTKIDFKDIELLQRFITDRGRILSRRVTNTSARWQRQLAIAIKRARHMALIPFIQQ, from the coding sequence ATGAAATTTAATAACAAAAAAAATACTTTTAAAAAACGTCGCAAAGTTTGTTTTTTTACTGAAAACAAAGTAACTAAAATTGATTTTAAAGACATAGAACTTTTACAAAGATTTATTACTGACCGTGGAAGAATTCTTTCTAGAAGAGTAACAAATACTTCTGCTAGATGGCAACGTCAATTGGCAATTGCTATTAAAAGAGCTCGCCATATGGCTTTAATTCCTTTTATTCAACAATAA
- the rplI gene encoding 50S ribosomal protein L9 codes for MFSKNKHNTKFIVIACVIVVLILILFCFDFQNIQEIIETINQLTNNQNPSKNTASEMSGMRRKIIFFIFNFFGKIILASFIISFLLHIKKNAQIKRLKNKLSLWSKLSFHVSQIGEEVLNELPIGIVLIDISSQEIQWLNPYASFILKNPEINSPLTQINENMAQLISTSDTIPKTIITLKNQKFECFYKKDLSVFYLFDATEKEQIKHLFLQKTLAIAMIAFDNLAESLIRYDLSEQSQIQGEYLSALSDYIEPYESYLKQLIDDRFLLLLNRQNLDKMLENKFSILDTIRNISHKYQLKVTLSMGIACWNLSYEKLATYSQNAIELAQKRGGDQVVVNIENEKIKYFGAKIASLSKQSKVHARINAQNLVDILKKNPHCFIMGHTHTDLDALGSVIAFYKIAATIHPENNNYIILDEEKLDKSLIPVYHQLIKTESKKTLNIITTQQASKMIKDNSLIAVLDTQTKDMLNSPELLSLTPNIVVVDHHRATEEIIPSIFSYVESSASSTVELLVEVMGFLEKEVHITAFEASIMYAGILIDTNAFIYRTSSRTFEVASKLKDLGADAIEVKSWLRKDFDKVLEINKLISEMEIFMDRFAIIQSSEIYENRSFLAQVAESVLNIQNVDAAFMIAKIADNKIAISARSYNEINVQTIMEQMEGGGHLNSAATQLEGTNIKTVTDTLKHFLKLEYEKGEKNMEIILLTDISNKGKKHEIIKVNNGYGNFLIQNKKALLADKANLAVIKQTQILEQEQKRNHELLMQKLKQEIDDKKITLDIQLGPKGKIYGKITLKQISEEFLKVHNITLDRKKISLESEIIAIGIYPVDVFLTDQIKATFFLNVTERKSK; via the coding sequence ATGTTTTCTAAAAATAAACATAACACCAAATTTATTGTAATTGCTTGTGTAATTGTTGTTTTGATTTTAATTCTTTTTTGTTTTGATTTCCAAAATATTCAAGAAATTATTGAAACAATTAATCAATTAACCAACAATCAAAATCCAAGCAAAAATACTGCCAGCGAAATGAGCGGTATGCGTCGTAAAATCATTTTTTTCATTTTTAACTTTTTTGGAAAAATAATTTTAGCATCCTTTATTATCAGTTTTTTGCTTCACATTAAAAAAAACGCCCAAATTAAAAGATTAAAAAACAAACTTTCTTTATGGTCTAAATTATCTTTTCACGTAAGTCAAATTGGAGAAGAAGTGCTCAACGAACTTCCTATTGGTATTGTTTTAATTGATATTTCTAGTCAAGAAATTCAGTGGCTCAATCCTTATGCCAGTTTTATTTTAAAAAATCCTGAAATTAATTCTCCCTTAACTCAAATTAATGAAAATATGGCACAACTAATAAGCACTTCTGATACAATTCCCAAAACCATCATCACTTTAAAAAACCAAAAATTTGAATGTTTTTATAAAAAAGATTTAAGTGTTTTTTATTTGTTTGATGCTACCGAAAAAGAACAAATCAAACATTTATTTTTACAAAAAACCTTAGCTATTGCTATGATTGCTTTTGATAATTTAGCAGAATCCTTAATTCGTTATGATCTTTCAGAACAATCTCAAATACAAGGTGAATATTTAAGTGCTTTATCTGATTATATTGAACCTTATGAAAGTTATTTAAAACAATTGATAGACGACCGTTTTTTGCTTCTTCTTAACCGCCAAAATTTAGATAAAATGTTAGAAAATAAATTTAGCATTTTAGATACTATCCGCAACATTTCTCACAAATATCAATTAAAAGTTACTCTTTCTATGGGAATTGCTTGTTGGAATTTGTCATATGAAAAACTCGCTACCTACAGTCAAAATGCAATTGAATTAGCCCAAAAAAGGGGTGGTGATCAAGTGGTTGTTAATATTGAAAATGAAAAAATTAAATATTTTGGTGCTAAAATTGCTTCTTTAAGCAAACAATCCAAAGTGCATGCCCGTATTAATGCCCAAAATTTGGTCGATATTTTGAAAAAAAATCCTCATTGTTTTATCATGGGACACACCCACACCGATCTTGATGCTTTGGGTTCTGTAATTGCTTTTTACAAAATTGCAGCCACTATCCATCCCGAAAACAACAATTATATTATCCTTGATGAAGAAAAATTAGACAAAAGCCTCATCCCCGTTTATCATCAATTAATTAAAACTGAGTCAAAAAAAACTCTAAATATTATTACAACCCAACAAGCATCCAAAATGATTAAAGACAATTCCTTAATTGCAGTTTTGGATACCCAAACTAAAGATATGTTAAATAGTCCCGAACTTTTATCGCTAACGCCCAATATTGTAGTTGTTGATCACCACCGCGCTACCGAAGAAATTATTCCTTCTATTTTTTCTTATGTCGAATCATCTGCTTCTTCAACTGTTGAATTGCTTGTTGAAGTTATGGGATTTTTGGAAAAAGAAGTCCACATTACTGCTTTTGAAGCAAGCATTATGTATGCAGGTATTTTAATTGATACTAACGCTTTTATTTACCGTACAAGTTCTAGAACTTTTGAAGTAGCTTCTAAATTAAAAGATTTAGGCGCTGATGCAATTGAGGTTAAAAGTTGGTTACGCAAAGACTTTGATAAAGTTTTAGAAATTAATAAACTGATTTCTGAAATGGAAATTTTTATGGATAGATTTGCTATTATTCAAAGTTCTGAAATTTATGAAAATCGTTCTTTTTTAGCTCAAGTGGCAGAAAGTGTTCTAAACATTCAAAACGTTGATGCTGCTTTTATGATAGCGAAAATAGCAGATAATAAAATAGCAATTAGTGCTCGTTCTTACAATGAAATTAATGTTCAAACTATCATGGAACAAATGGAAGGTGGAGGACATCTTAATAGCGCCGCTACTCAATTAGAAGGAACTAATATCAAAACAGTTACAGACACTTTAAAACATTTTTTAAAATTAGAATATGAAAAAGGTGAAAAGAATATGGAAATTATTTTGTTAACTGATATTTCTAACAAAGGAAAAAAACACGAAATTATTAAAGTTAATAATGGTTATGGCAATTTTTTAATCCAAAATAAAAAAGCTCTTTTAGCAGACAAAGCTAATTTAGCTGTAATTAAACAAACCCAAATTTTAGAACAAGAACAAAAACGTAATCACGAACTTTTAATGCAAAAATTAAAACAAGAAATTGATGACAAAAAAATTACTCTAGATATTCAATTAGGACCTAAAGGAAAAATTTATGGAAAAATTACTCTCAAACAAATTTCTGAAGAATTTTTAAAAGTTCATAATATCACTCTTGACCGTAAAAAAATATCTTTAGAAAGTGAAATTATCGCCATTGGTATTTATCCTGTTGATGTTTTTCTAACTGATCAAATTAAGGCTACTTTTTTCCTTAATGTGACTGAAAGAAAAAGCAAATGA
- the dnaB gene encoding replicative DNA helicase, translating into MTNYSKNTPSSPEAERALLGVLLLNPEKITFTLDMIEETDFYSPHHQHIFRAMKTLHETNKQIDYSSVSAILDNEKLLKKIGNIDYLKELSDLMPSIQHIGTYIDLIKETALKREIIETVTSLAQKGYENIDVQEYLDLSEEKIFNLTKNKKTNELLKLKILLKEIKEKNILAKSHKDLVGLSTGYENLNNITLGFKPEEFIILAARPSMGKSTFMLNLALRIANPKHNSHSPHIAIFSLEMSNEQLAMRMLSTQSKIQHKKIQLGNTNREEKFLLEISMEKMHDLNIYFDDSATVNILDIKAKCRKLKSQNKLDIIMIDYLQLIRKTNKHNRQEEVAEISQNLKQIARELKIPVIALSQLSRDVEKREDKRPILADLRDSGSIEQDADIVMFLYREGYYEKDKKPDSSGHTQVIIAKNRQGSIGIREFKLNFDYMFFSEIEPNKNE; encoded by the coding sequence ATGACAAATTATTCTAAAAATACTCCTTCAAGTCCTGAAGCAGAACGTGCTTTGTTAGGAGTTTTACTTTTAAACCCTGAAAAAATAACTTTTACCTTAGATATGATTGAAGAAACTGACTTTTACAGCCCTCATCACCAACATATTTTTAGAGCAATGAAAACTTTGCATGAAACTAACAAACAAATTGATTATTCTTCAGTAAGTGCTATTTTAGATAATGAAAAATTATTAAAAAAAATAGGAAATATTGATTATTTAAAAGAATTATCTGATTTGATGCCTTCTATTCAACATATAGGAACATACATTGATTTAATTAAGGAAACTGCTTTAAAAAGAGAAATTATCGAAACTGTAACTTCATTAGCACAAAAAGGATACGAAAACATTGATGTTCAAGAATATTTGGATTTGTCGGAAGAAAAAATCTTTAATTTAACTAAAAACAAAAAAACCAACGAATTATTAAAATTAAAAATTTTGTTAAAAGAAATTAAAGAAAAAAATATTCTTGCCAAAAGTCATAAAGATTTAGTAGGTCTTTCAACTGGATATGAAAATCTCAATAACATTACTTTAGGATTTAAACCCGAAGAATTTATTATTTTAGCTGCTCGTCCTTCTATGGGGAAAAGTACTTTTATGCTTAATTTAGCTCTCAGAATTGCTAACCCTAAACACAATTCTCATTCCCCTCATATTGCTATTTTTAGTTTAGAAATGTCAAATGAACAATTAGCTATGCGAATGTTAAGCACCCAATCAAAAATACAACACAAAAAAATTCAATTGGGCAACACCAACAGAGAAGAAAAATTTTTGTTAGAAATATCAATGGAAAAAATGCATGATTTAAATATTTATTTTGATGATTCAGCTACGGTAAATATTTTAGATATTAAAGCTAAATGTCGTAAACTTAAAAGTCAAAACAAACTTGATATTATAATGATAGACTATTTGCAACTTATCCGTAAAACTAACAAACACAACCGCCAAGAAGAAGTAGCAGAAATTTCTCAAAACTTAAAACAAATAGCACGTGAATTAAAAATCCCTGTCATTGCCCTTTCACAACTATCAAGGGATGTAGAAAAAAGAGAAGATAAACGTCCCATTTTGGCTGATCTCAGAGATTCAGGATCAATTGAACAAGACGCTGATATTGTAATGTTTTTGTACCGTGAAGGCTATTATGAAAAAGACAAAAAACCTGATTCTTCTGGGCACACTCAAGTTATTATTGCCAAAAATCGTCAAGGATCAATTGGCATTAGAGAATTTAAGCTTAATTTTGATTATATGTTTTTTTCAGAAATCGAACCTAATAAAAACGAATAA
- the prfA gene encoding peptide chain release factor 1, which translates to MLDRLKKIKQKYQDLQKLLLNEQNITQKIDIFKNLSKLEPTVELFNRYLNLETEFIQVQTILETEQDQELLLLARQEKDTILSKKKITLEKLKILLLPQDPFDKKNVVLEIKGAAGGNEANLFAADLLRTYVKYAESKKWKVEILNLNPSIKGGLSSVELLISGKNIYSFLKYESGVHRVQRVPTTEAQGRIHTSTAVVLVFPEAEELELKIDWHDIRTDTFNSSGPGGQSVNTTKSAVRLTHVPSGISVACQEGKSQHENKDKAFTLLKTRIYNQMLNIKQEEEKTHRKKLVGTGERSEKIRTYNYPQNRITDHRIGLTLQKLDIIMEGKLDLVIEPLIHEAQKEQLAQS; encoded by the coding sequence ATGCTTGACAGATTAAAAAAAATAAAACAAAAATATCAAGATTTACAAAAACTTTTGTTAAATGAACAAAATATAACTCAAAAAATTGACATTTTTAAAAATTTATCAAAATTAGAACCAACAGTAGAACTTTTTAACCGATACTTAAATTTAGAAACCGAATTTATTCAAGTTCAAACTATTTTAGAAACCGAACAAGACCAAGAATTATTACTTTTAGCACGACAAGAAAAAGATACTATTTTATCAAAAAAAAAAATTACCTTAGAAAAATTAAAAATTTTGCTTTTACCCCAAGATCCTTTTGATAAAAAAAATGTTGTCTTAGAAATTAAAGGTGCAGCTGGTGGCAACGAAGCGAATCTTTTTGCAGCTGATTTGTTACGAACCTATGTTAAATACGCCGAAAGCAAAAAATGGAAAGTCGAAATCCTCAATCTAAATCCAAGTATCAAAGGCGGTCTTTCTTCCGTAGAACTTTTAATTTCTGGGAAAAATATTTATTCTTTTTTAAAGTATGAATCAGGTGTTCACCGAGTCCAACGTGTTCCTACTACCGAAGCCCAAGGGCGAATTCATACTTCTACTGCTGTTGTTTTGGTATTTCCTGAAGCAGAAGAATTAGAATTAAAAATTGATTGGCATGACATTCGCACCGACACTTTTAATTCTAGCGGACCTGGCGGACAATCAGTAAACACTACTAAATCAGCTGTTAGACTTACTCATGTACCTTCAGGAATTAGTGTTGCTTGTCAAGAAGGCAAAAGCCAGCACGAAAACAAAGACAAAGCATTTACCCTTTTAAAAACACGCATTTATAACCAAATGTTAAATATTAAACAAGAAGAAGAAAAAACACACAGAAAAAAATTAGTAGGAACTGGCGAAAGAAGCGAAAAAATAAGAACATATAATTACCCCCAAAATCGTATAACAGATCACAGAATTGGACTTACTTTACAAAAATTAGATATCATTATGGAAGGTAAACTCGATTTAGTTATTGAACCTTTGATTCATGAAGCCCAAAAAGAACAACTTGCCCAAAGTTAG
- a CDS encoding L-threonylcarbamoyladenylate synthase, which translates to MKPKDIIIFPTDTVYGMGAKLYDKKGLNYIYQIKKRPLNKSIVVLCSSLQQAKKLVQFSPQNLKLALHFWPGPLTFVLPTTSKYFSKTKEKTLGVRIPNHPLTLEILKKNGPLKTTSVNQSNHPPLNDYQTIFNIYHNKVALIYKNYHPILKISSTIVDLTTFQPVILRQGTITQEEISSQILKSLLPSKNCKLCA; encoded by the coding sequence GTGAAACCAAAAGATATTATTATTTTTCCAACTGATACAGTTTATGGTATGGGCGCTAAATTATATGATAAAAAAGGACTCAACTACATTTATCAAATTAAAAAAAGACCCTTAAACAAAAGTATTGTTGTTTTGTGTTCATCTTTACAACAAGCAAAAAAATTGGTCCAATTTAGTCCTCAAAACCTTAAATTAGCTCTGCATTTTTGGCCAGGGCCTTTAACTTTTGTTCTGCCTACCACTTCCAAATATTTTTCTAAAACAAAGGAAAAAACTTTAGGAGTAAGAATCCCCAACCATCCTTTAACTTTGGAAATTTTAAAAAAAAATGGTCCTTTAAAAACCACTTCTGTTAACCAAAGCAATCATCCTCCACTAAATGATTACCAAACTATTTTTAATATTTATCACAATAAAGTGGCTTTGATTTATAAAAACTATCATCCAATTTTAAAAATATCTTCCACTATTGTTGATCTAACCACTTTTCAACCAGTTATTTTAAGGCAAGGAACAATTACTCAAGAAGAAATTTCATCACAAATCCTAAAATCTTTATTACCATCAAAAAATTGCAAGTTATGTGCCTAG
- the holA gene encoding DNA polymerase III subunit delta — protein sequence MEKTNNIHLIWGKQRFFLEKKIKKIINVCKQKKLDVVYYCMQKDIVTELKKELQNTSLIENTWKKVILVDHSEILFQKKTQEIAFLISYLQNPYKNLDLYFFAEKTTKTSEVQKIWEKHCICKTTNSLEKKDFFKYIMDVFQKDGFKIDTKTIQELASKTNYNLYFLHQEITKIKLCQTNDKNITWQMVQKINAFKKNDNIFGLINLFLKQNYIDAYQIYKTLKMQKINAFNVINRLTHKIKELLLVKELLQQKNNPEELQKVLAVSQGKVFFLIKEAKLIETTKLNTLFLDLIELEYKIKEGTINKDIGLEIFLLGKQKVFL from the coding sequence TTGGAAAAAACAAATAACATACATTTAATTTGGGGAAAACAAAGGTTTTTTCTAGAAAAAAAAATAAAAAAAATAATTAATGTTTGCAAACAAAAAAAATTAGATGTAGTTTATTATTGTATGCAAAAAGATATTGTAACAGAACTTAAAAAAGAACTGCAAAACACTTCTTTAATTGAAAACACATGGAAAAAAGTAATTTTGGTGGATCACAGTGAAATTTTATTTCAAAAAAAAACTCAAGAAATTGCTTTTTTAATTTCTTATTTACAAAATCCTTACAAAAATTTAGATTTATATTTTTTTGCAGAAAAAACAACTAAAACATCTGAAGTTCAAAAAATTTGGGAAAAACATTGTATTTGTAAAACAACAAATAGTTTAGAAAAAAAAGATTTTTTTAAATATATCATGGATGTTTTTCAAAAAGATGGTTTTAAAATTGATACAAAAACTATCCAAGAATTAGCGAGTAAAACTAACTATAATCTTTATTTTTTGCATCAAGAAATAACAAAAATCAAATTATGTCAAACAAATGATAAAAATATAACTTGGCAAATGGTACAAAAAATCAATGCTTTTAAGAAAAATGACAATATTTTTGGATTAATTAATCTTTTTTTAAAACAAAATTATATTGATGCTTATCAAATTTATAAAACCTTGAAAATGCAAAAAATCAATGCTTTTAATGTTATAAATCGATTAACTCATAAAATTAAAGAATTGTTATTGGTAAAAGAATTATTGCAACAAAAAAACAACCCAGAAGAATTGCAAAAAGTTTTGGCAGTTTCACAAGGAAAAGTATTTTTTTTAATAAAAGAAGCAAAATTGATTGAAACAACAAAATTAAATACACTGTTTTTAGATTTAATAGAATTAGAATATAAAATTAAAGAAGGTACCATAAATAAAGATATTGGTTTGGAAATTTTTTTATTGGGTAAGCAAAAGGTTTTTTTGTAA
- the yihA gene encoding ribosome biogenesis GTP-binding protein YihA/YsxC, with translation MIKKSTFVSSIVNFKYIPLKKQPEIVLVGRSNVGKSTFINALTQKKKLAKISKTPGKTITLNYYDINESFYLIDTPGYGYAKKSKEIKKQLLPMIIAFLEQTSNLKAIFQLIDFKVGATQEDDRIHQVLLQAGFEVVLLFVKKDKVKKSLVPKQLKMLVNHFSQIKYFFLISSKQQEGLEELKLFLSQLMDSNAND, from the coding sequence ATGATTAAAAAATCAACTTTTGTGAGTAGTATTGTCAATTTTAAATATATTCCTTTGAAAAAACAACCCGAAATTGTTTTGGTGGGCAGAAGCAACGTTGGCAAAAGTACTTTCATCAATGCTTTAACTCAAAAAAAAAAATTAGCTAAAATTTCTAAAACTCCTGGCAAAACAATCACCCTAAACTACTATGACATTAATGAATCTTTTTATTTGATCGATACTCCTGGCTACGGTTATGCTAAAAAAAGTAAAGAAATTAAAAAGCAGTTATTACCGATGATTATTGCTTTTTTGGAACAAACTTCTAATCTCAAAGCAATCTTTCAGCTAATTGATTTTAAAGTAGGTGCTACTCAAGAAGACGACAGAATCCATCAAGTTCTTTTGCAAGCGGGTTTTGAGGTGGTCTTGTTATTCGTTAAAAAAGATAAAGTTAAAAAAAGTCTTGTACCCAAACAATTAAAAATGCTTGTTAATCACTTTTCCCAAATTAAATATTTCTTTTTGATTTCGTCAAAACAACAAGAAGGGCTGGAAGAATTAAAACTTTTTTTAAGTCAATTAATGGATTCAAATGCCAATGATTAA